In the Kineosporiaceae bacterium genome, one interval contains:
- the yvcK gene encoding uridine diphosphate-N-acetylglucosamine-binding protein YvcK gives MIGRSGPGAVVALGGGHGLAASLQALRHLTDRLTAVVTVADDGGSSGRLRREFGVLPPGDLRMALSALCEDGEWGRLWRDVLQHRFHSTGPMDNHSLGNLLIVALWQRLEDPVAGLDWVGRLLGARGRVLPMAAVPLEIEASVRGLDAADPDAVRIVRGQVAVAKTAGDVAEVHLVPRRPPACPEAVAAVRDADWVVLGPGSWFTSVLPHLMVPELAVALHETSARRCVTMNLSAQAETRGLSAQAHLEVLADHAPGLTIDLVLADPSAVEDAEALDRVARRLGARLVMRQVGLGDGTARHDALRLAAAYRDAFAGVVGDVVREAGR, from the coding sequence GTGATCGGGCGCAGTGGCCCGGGCGCTGTCGTGGCGCTGGGGGGTGGCCATGGTCTGGCTGCCTCGCTGCAGGCATTGCGCCACTTGACCGATCGGCTCACGGCGGTGGTCACGGTGGCCGACGACGGCGGCAGCTCCGGACGGCTGCGCCGCGAGTTCGGCGTGCTGCCCCCCGGCGACCTGCGCATGGCGCTGTCGGCCCTGTGTGAGGACGGCGAGTGGGGGCGACTGTGGCGTGATGTGCTTCAGCACCGATTCCACAGCACCGGCCCGATGGACAATCACTCCCTGGGCAATCTCCTGATCGTGGCCCTCTGGCAACGGCTGGAGGATCCCGTGGCGGGGTTGGACTGGGTGGGCCGGTTGCTCGGTGCGCGCGGCCGCGTGTTGCCGATGGCGGCCGTCCCGCTCGAGATCGAGGCTTCGGTGCGCGGTCTGGACGCGGCCGATCCGGACGCCGTACGCATCGTGCGTGGGCAGGTGGCCGTCGCCAAGACCGCCGGGGACGTCGCCGAGGTCCACCTGGTGCCCCGCCGGCCCCCGGCGTGTCCGGAGGCCGTGGCGGCTGTCCGTGACGCCGACTGGGTGGTGCTCGGGCCGGGCTCGTGGTTCACCAGCGTGCTGCCGCACCTGATGGTGCCCGAGCTGGCCGTCGCGCTACACGAGACCTCCGCCCGGCGATGCGTGACCATGAACCTCAGCGCTCAGGCCGAGACGCGGGGGCTGAGTGCCCAAGCTCACCTCGAAGTGCTCGCCGATCATGCGCCGGGGCTGACCATCGACCTGGTGTTGGCCGACCCCTCGGCTGTCGAGGACGCCGAGGCCCTCGACCGTGTCGCGCGCCGGCTCGGCGCCCGGCTGGTGATGCGCCAGGTCGGGCTGGGCGACGGTACCGCCCGCCACGACGCCCTGCGCCTGGCCGCCGCCTACCGCGATGCCTTCGCCGGAGTGGTCGGCGACGTGGTCCGCGAGGCCGGCCGATGA
- the uvrC gene encoding excinuclease ABC subunit UvrC, whose translation MANPANYRPRPGEIPESPGVYRFRDEHGRVVYVGKAKSLRQRLTSYFADLTTLHPRTQSMVLTAASVEWTVVATEVEALQLEYAWIKEFDPRFNVKYRDDKSYPYLAVTMGETYPRVQVMRGAKRKGTRYFGPYAHAWAIRETVDLLLRVFPVRTCSNGVFKRAGQVGRPCLLGYIGKCSAPCVGTVDAAEHRQLAQDFCDFMSGQTQRFLRRIERDMADAAESLEFERAARLRDDAAALRRALERNAVVLPDGTDADVFGLAEDDLEAAVQVFHVRDGRVRGQRGWVVEKVEDLSTADLIEHLLQQVYGEAGDVAEAGGAGGGTPVPREVLVPEAPAQADLLEAWLSRLRGSRAHIRTPQRGDKRALMETVARNASAALALHKTRRAGDLTTRSVALQEIQEALGLAEAPLRIECYDVSTIQGQHVVASMVVFEDGLPRTSEYRRFTVREGSDDLSSIHEVITRRFRRYLEDQTRLAEEPTVDGEPAERRRFAYPPHLVVVDGGQPQVAAAARALTELGIGDVALCGLAKRLEEVWLPEQDLPLVLPRSSQGLFLLQRLRDEAHRFAITHHRQRRSKAMTVSELDAVPGLGPVRKKALLTAFGSVKRLRAADLQDIASVPGIGPSVAASVMAALGVGTDVGVGSELGRGPEQPAAMPAFDAATGELLE comes from the coding sequence GTGGCCAACCCGGCGAACTACCGACCCCGGCCGGGGGAGATCCCCGAATCGCCAGGGGTGTACCGGTTTCGGGACGAACACGGTCGTGTGGTCTATGTCGGCAAGGCCAAGAGCCTGCGCCAGCGGCTGACCTCCTACTTCGCCGACCTCACCACGCTGCACCCACGTACCCAGTCGATGGTGCTGACCGCGGCCTCTGTGGAGTGGACCGTGGTGGCCACCGAGGTCGAGGCGCTGCAGTTGGAGTACGCCTGGATCAAGGAGTTCGACCCGCGGTTCAACGTCAAGTACCGCGACGACAAGTCATATCCGTACCTGGCCGTGACCATGGGCGAGACCTATCCCCGGGTCCAGGTGATGCGCGGCGCGAAACGCAAGGGCACCAGATACTTCGGGCCCTATGCCCATGCCTGGGCCATCCGCGAGACGGTGGATCTGCTGTTGCGGGTGTTCCCGGTGCGGACCTGCAGCAACGGGGTCTTCAAACGGGCCGGTCAGGTGGGCCGCCCGTGCCTGCTGGGCTACATCGGCAAGTGCTCGGCGCCGTGCGTGGGCACCGTGGATGCGGCGGAGCACCGGCAGCTGGCCCAGGACTTCTGTGACTTCATGTCCGGTCAGACCCAACGGTTCCTGCGCCGCATCGAGCGTGACATGGCCGACGCCGCCGAATCGCTCGAGTTCGAGCGGGCCGCGCGGCTGCGCGACGATGCCGCAGCGCTGCGCCGCGCCCTGGAACGCAATGCCGTGGTGCTGCCCGATGGCACCGACGCCGACGTGTTCGGTCTCGCCGAGGACGATCTGGAAGCCGCGGTGCAGGTGTTCCACGTGCGGGACGGCCGGGTGCGCGGTCAACGGGGCTGGGTGGTCGAGAAGGTCGAGGATCTCTCCACGGCCGACCTGATCGAGCACCTGCTGCAGCAGGTCTACGGCGAGGCCGGTGACGTCGCAGAGGCCGGCGGCGCCGGTGGTGGCACCCCGGTACCGCGTGAGGTCCTGGTGCCCGAGGCGCCGGCCCAGGCCGACTTGCTCGAGGCCTGGCTGAGCCGGTTGCGCGGCAGCCGGGCGCACATCCGGACGCCACAGCGCGGGGACAAGCGTGCCCTGATGGAGACCGTGGCGCGCAACGCGAGCGCCGCGCTGGCGTTGCACAAGACTCGGCGGGCCGGCGACCTGACCACCAGAAGCGTTGCCCTGCAAGAGATTCAAGAAGCCCTGGGGCTCGCCGAGGCGCCGCTGAGGATCGAGTGCTATGACGTCTCGACGATCCAGGGCCAGCACGTGGTCGCCTCGATGGTGGTCTTCGAGGACGGCCTTCCCCGGACCTCGGAGTACCGCCGGTTCACGGTGCGCGAGGGCAGCGACGACCTGAGCTCGATCCATGAGGTGATCACCCGTCGGTTCCGTCGCTACCTCGAGGACCAGACCCGTCTGGCCGAGGAGCCCACCGTGGACGGCGAACCGGCCGAACGCCGCCGGTTCGCCTATCCACCTCACCTCGTGGTGGTCGACGGGGGCCAGCCACAGGTCGCCGCCGCGGCGCGGGCGCTGACCGAACTGGGCATCGGGGACGTGGCGCTGTGTGGGCTCGCCAAGCGGCTCGAGGAGGTCTGGCTGCCGGAACAGGATCTGCCGCTGGTGCTGCCGCGCAGCAGCCAGGGATTGTTCCTGCTGCAGCGGCTGCGTGACGAGGCGCACCGATTCGCCATCACCCACCATCGGCAACGGCGGAGCAAGGCGATGACCGTCAGCGAGCTGGACGCCGTCCCGGGTCTCGGCCCGGTGCGCAAGAAGGCGCTGCTGACGGCCTTCGGTTCGGTGAAGCGGTTGCGGGCAGCCGACCTGCAAGACATCGCTTCGGTGCCGGGAATCGGTCCGAGCGTGGCAGCATCGGTCATGGCGGCGCTCGGGGTGGGCACTGATGTCGGGGTGGGCAGCGAACTCGGGAGGGGTCCCGAGCAGCCGGCGGCGATGCCGGCATTCGACGCGGCGACGGGAGAGCTTCTTGAGTGA
- the uvrA gene encoding excinuclease ABC subunit UvrA, protein MRNVTDTLSGRASDRLVVRGAREHNLKDVSLDLPRDALIVFTGLSGSGKSSLAFDTIFAEGQRRYVESLSAYARQFLGQMDKPDVDFIEGLSPAVSIDQKSTNRNPRSTVGTITEVYDYLRLLWARAGRPHCPTCGEPIQRQTPQQIVDRLLELPEGTRFQVLAPVVRERKGEYADLFRELQTKGFARARVDGEVVSLSEPPQLEKKLKHSIDVVIDRLVAKSSAKRRLTDSVETALGLAGGILTIDLVDEAEGSPDRERRFSEKMACPNEHQLSSFEIEPRTFSFNNPFGACAQCTGIGTKLEVDPELIVPDEDLTLAEGAIAPWTQGSADYFTRLMAALGDDLGFSMDTPWRALPQRAKQALLHGQNHKVHVKFRNRFGRERSYSTGFEGAVSFVQRRHSETESDWSRERYEGYMREIPCPACQGARLKPESLAVLVGGRSIAQVCALPIRGAADFLGALDLTSRERQIADRVLKEIHARLGFLLDVGLDYLSLDRAAGTLSGGEAQRIRLATQIGSGLVGVLYVLDEPSIGLHQRDNRRLIETLTRLRDLGNTLIVVEHDEDTIRASNWAVDIGPGAGEHGGQVVHSGSVAELLAHPDSLTGQYLSGRREIALPLVRRPVDKTRRVTVVGAREHNLAGIDVSFPLGCFVAVTGVSGSGKSTLVNDILYTVLANKLNGARQVPGRHKNVTGLEHLDKVVHVDQSPIGRTPRSNPATYTGVFDHVRKLFAQTTEAKVRGYQPGRFSFNVKGGRCEACSGDGTIKIEMNFLPDVYVPCEVCHGARYNRETLEVHFKGKTIADVLDMPIEEAAEFFAAVPAISRHMTTLAQVGLGYVRLGQPAPTLSGGEAQRVKLAAELQKRSTGRTVYVLDEPTTGLHFEDIRKLLAVLQGLVDKGNTVIVIEHNLDVIKSADWIVDLGPEGGSGGGLVVAEGTPEQVARVEASHTGRFLAPVLSGRGKPTRKPPAKRAASAETSSSGSTIGTSGGRRTAAAARPRKAAAKA, encoded by the coding sequence ATGAGGAACGTGACCGATACTCTCTCCGGCCGCGCCTCCGATCGACTGGTGGTGCGGGGCGCCCGCGAGCACAACCTCAAGGACGTCTCGCTCGACCTGCCGCGTGACGCGCTCATCGTGTTCACCGGTCTGTCCGGGTCGGGCAAGTCCTCTCTGGCCTTCGACACGATCTTCGCCGAGGGCCAGCGGCGGTACGTCGAGTCACTGTCGGCGTATGCCCGGCAGTTCCTGGGGCAGATGGACAAACCCGACGTCGACTTCATCGAAGGGCTGTCCCCGGCGGTCTCGATCGACCAGAAGTCGACCAACCGCAACCCTCGCTCGACGGTGGGCACGATCACCGAGGTGTACGACTACCTGCGCCTGTTGTGGGCGCGGGCGGGCCGGCCACACTGCCCGACCTGCGGCGAGCCGATCCAGCGGCAGACCCCGCAGCAGATCGTCGACCGGCTGCTGGAGTTGCCCGAGGGCACCAGGTTCCAGGTCTTGGCCCCCGTCGTCCGGGAGCGCAAGGGCGAGTACGCCGACCTGTTCCGCGAGTTGCAGACCAAGGGGTTCGCGCGGGCTCGGGTCGACGGTGAGGTGGTCTCGCTGAGCGAGCCGCCGCAGTTGGAGAAGAAGCTCAAGCACTCGATCGACGTGGTGATCGACCGGCTGGTGGCCAAGTCCTCGGCCAAGCGGCGGTTGACCGATTCGGTCGAGACGGCGTTGGGGCTGGCCGGCGGCATCCTGACCATCGACCTGGTCGACGAGGCCGAGGGTTCCCCTGACCGGGAGCGCCGGTTCAGCGAGAAGATGGCCTGCCCGAACGAGCACCAACTGAGCTCGTTCGAGATCGAGCCACGCACCTTCTCGTTCAACAACCCGTTCGGCGCCTGCGCTCAGTGCACCGGCATCGGCACCAAGCTCGAGGTCGACCCCGAGCTGATCGTCCCCGACGAGGACCTGACCCTGGCCGAAGGCGCCATCGCTCCGTGGACCCAGGGGAGTGCCGACTACTTCACCCGGTTGATGGCTGCCCTGGGCGATGACCTGGGCTTCTCGATGGACACCCCGTGGCGGGCTCTGCCGCAGCGGGCCAAGCAGGCCCTGCTGCACGGCCAGAACCACAAGGTGCACGTGAAGTTCCGCAACCGGTTCGGTCGGGAGCGTTCGTACTCCACCGGTTTCGAGGGCGCGGTCTCCTTCGTCCAGCGTCGCCATTCCGAGACCGAGTCCGACTGGAGCCGGGAGCGCTACGAGGGCTACATGCGCGAGATCCCGTGTCCGGCCTGCCAGGGCGCCCGGCTCAAGCCGGAGTCGCTGGCGGTGCTGGTCGGGGGCCGTTCGATCGCCCAGGTGTGCGCCCTCCCGATCCGGGGGGCGGCCGACTTCCTCGGTGCGCTCGACCTCACCTCGCGCGAGCGGCAGATCGCTGACCGGGTGCTGAAGGAGATCCACGCCCGGCTGGGGTTCCTGCTCGACGTCGGGCTCGACTATCTCTCCCTCGATCGGGCGGCGGGCACGCTGTCCGGTGGCGAGGCGCAACGGATTCGGTTGGCCACCCAGATCGGCTCCGGCCTGGTCGGGGTGCTGTACGTGCTCGACGAGCCGAGCATCGGGTTGCACCAGCGCGACAACCGCCGGCTGATCGAGACCCTGACGCGGCTGCGCGACCTGGGCAACACGCTCATCGTCGTCGAGCACGACGAGGACACGATCCGGGCGAGCAACTGGGCGGTCGACATCGGCCCGGGCGCCGGCGAACACGGTGGGCAGGTGGTGCACTCGGGGTCCGTGGCCGAGTTGTTGGCCCACCCCGACTCGCTCACGGGGCAGTACCTGTCCGGACGTCGCGAGATCGCCCTGCCCCTGGTGCGCCGTCCGGTCGACAAGACCCGTCGGGTCACCGTGGTGGGCGCGCGGGAACACAATCTGGCGGGGATCGACGTCTCCTTCCCGCTGGGTTGCTTCGTCGCGGTCACCGGGGTGAGTGGGTCGGGCAAGTCGACCCTGGTCAACGACATCCTCTACACCGTGTTGGCCAACAAGCTGAACGGTGCCCGTCAGGTGCCCGGCCGCCACAAGAACGTCACCGGCCTGGAGCACCTCGACAAGGTGGTGCACGTCGACCAGAGCCCCATCGGTCGTACCCCGCGGTCCAACCCGGCGACCTACACCGGGGTGTTCGATCACGTCCGCAAGCTGTTCGCGCAGACCACCGAGGCCAAGGTGCGCGGCTACCAGCCGGGCCGGTTCTCGTTCAACGTCAAGGGTGGCCGGTGCGAGGCCTGCTCGGGTGACGGCACCATCAAGATCGAGATGAACTTCCTGCCGGACGTCTACGTGCCCTGCGAGGTGTGTCACGGGGCGCGGTACAACCGCGAGACGCTCGAGGTGCACTTCAAGGGCAAGACCATCGCCGACGTGCTGGACATGCCGATCGAGGAGGCCGCGGAGTTCTTCGCCGCGGTGCCGGCGATCTCCCGGCACATGACCACCCTGGCCCAGGTCGGTCTGGGCTATGTCCGGCTGGGGCAGCCGGCACCCACGCTGTCCGGGGGTGAGGCCCAGCGGGTCAAGCTCGCCGCCGAGTTGCAGAAGCGGTCCACCGGGCGCACCGTCTACGTGCTCGACGAGCCGACCACGGGGTTGCACTTCGAGGACATCCGCAAGTTGCTCGCCGTCCTGCAGGGCCTGGTGGACAAAGGCAACACGGTGATCGTCATCGAACACAACCTGGACGTGATCAAGAGCGCGGACTGGATCGTCGACCTCGGGCCGGAGGGTGGCTCGGGCGGCGGCCTGGTGGTCGCGGAAGGTACCCCCGAGCAGGTGGCCCGAGTCGAGGCCAGCCACACCGGACGGTTCCTCGCCCCGGTGTTGTCGGGCCGGGGAAAGCCGACCCGGAAGCCACCGGCCAAGCGCGCCGCCTCGGCGGAGACGTCCTCGTCCGGTTCGACGATCGGTACCTCGGGTGGACGGCGGACGGCGGCAGCAGCTCGGCCCCGCAAGGCCGCCGCCAAGGCCTAG
- the whiA gene encoding DNA-binding protein WhiA, translated as MALTALVKDELSRLPVTKPCCRKAEVSATLRFAGGLHIVSGRIVIEAELDTGHAARRLRKDIAEVYGHTSDVIVLAPGGLRRGSRYVVRVVRDGESLARQTGLLDSRGRPVRGLPPQVVSGATCDAEAAWRGAFLAHGSLTEPGRSSALEVTCPGPEAALALVGAARRLGVQSKAREVRGIDRVVIRDGDTIGAMLIRLGAHGAVMAWEERRMRREVRATANRLANFDDANLRRSARAAVAAGARVERALEILGEEVPDHLRAAGTLRLEHKQASLEELGQLADPPMTKDAVAGRIRRLLAMADKRASELGVPGTEANLTPDMLDA; from the coding sequence ATGGCTCTGACGGCGCTGGTGAAGGATGAGCTCAGCCGGCTCCCGGTGACGAAGCCCTGCTGCCGAAAGGCAGAGGTGTCCGCCACCCTGCGTTTCGCCGGTGGGCTGCACATCGTCAGCGGCCGGATCGTGATCGAGGCCGAGTTGGACACCGGGCATGCCGCCCGGCGCTTGCGCAAGGACATCGCCGAGGTCTACGGCCACACCAGCGACGTCATCGTGCTGGCTCCCGGGGGACTGCGCCGGGGCAGCCGGTACGTCGTCCGCGTGGTGCGGGACGGCGAGTCCCTGGCCCGCCAGACCGGTCTGCTGGACTCGCGCGGCAGGCCGGTGCGGGGGCTGCCCCCTCAGGTGGTCTCGGGAGCCACCTGCGATGCCGAGGCGGCCTGGCGCGGCGCCTTCCTGGCCCATGGGTCGCTCACCGAGCCCGGACGGTCCTCGGCGCTCGAGGTGACCTGTCCCGGTCCGGAGGCCGCGTTGGCGCTGGTCGGCGCGGCCCGTCGGCTCGGGGTGCAGTCGAAGGCCCGCGAAGTGCGCGGCATCGACCGAGTGGTGATCCGCGACGGCGACACCATCGGCGCCATGTTGATCCGGCTGGGGGCCCACGGCGCCGTGATGGCCTGGGAAGAGCGGCGGATGCGCCGCGAGGTCCGGGCGACCGCGAACCGGCTGGCGAACTTCGACGACGCCAATCTGCGGCGTTCGGCTCGCGCGGCGGTGGCCGCGGGGGCTCGGGTAGAGCGGGCACTGGAGATCCTCGGCGAGGAGGTGCCCGACCATCTGCGGGCCGCCGGCACCCTGCGGCTCGAACACAAGCAGGCCAGCCTCGAGGAGCTGGGCCAGCTGGCTGATCCGCCGATGACCAAGGACGCCGTCGCGGGCCGCATCCGGCGGCTTTTGGCGATGGCCGACAAGCGGGCGAGCGAGCTCGGCGTGCCGGGCACGGAGGCCAATCTCACCCCGGACATGCTCGACGCCTGA
- the rapZ gene encoding RNase adapter RapZ, giving the protein MSGWAANSGGVPSSRRRCRHSTRRRESFLSENAELLVITGMSGAGRSTAGKVLEDLGWYLVDNLPPALISSLVDLVSKTAPEVGHLAVAVDVRGRSFFSALNQALAELAERGIGHRLLFLDAEDSALVRRFESVRRPHPLQGEGRLLDGIQRERELLTELRGRADTVIDTSHLNVHQLSAKVAQAFGDAGGPGLRLTVMSFGFKYGIPLDADHVADVRFLPNPFWIPELRPRTGLDTSVSSYVLSQEGAKEFLEYYAQTLQPVLGGYVRENKRYATIAVGCTGGKHRSVAMAEALARMLGAEGVRATTVHRDLGRE; this is encoded by the coding sequence ATGTCGGGGTGGGCAGCGAACTCGGGAGGGGTCCCGAGCAGCCGGCGGCGATGCCGGCATTCGACGCGGCGACGGGAGAGCTTCTTGAGTGAGAACGCGGAACTGCTGGTCATCACCGGGATGTCGGGGGCCGGCCGGTCGACCGCGGGCAAGGTGCTCGAGGATCTGGGGTGGTACCTGGTCGACAACCTGCCGCCGGCGCTGATCTCCTCCTTGGTCGACCTGGTCAGCAAGACCGCTCCCGAGGTGGGCCACCTGGCGGTCGCTGTCGACGTCCGGGGCCGGTCGTTCTTCTCGGCGCTGAACCAGGCCCTGGCCGAACTGGCCGAACGGGGGATCGGCCACCGGTTGCTGTTCCTGGACGCCGAGGACAGCGCTCTGGTGCGCCGGTTCGAATCCGTGCGCCGCCCCCACCCGTTGCAGGGCGAGGGCCGGCTGCTGGACGGCATCCAACGCGAACGTGAGCTGCTCACCGAGCTGCGGGGCCGGGCCGACACCGTGATCGACACCTCTCACCTGAACGTGCACCAGCTGTCGGCCAAGGTGGCGCAGGCCTTCGGTGACGCCGGCGGCCCAGGGCTACGGCTGACCGTGATGTCGTTCGGGTTCAAGTACGGCATTCCGCTGGACGCCGATCATGTCGCCGACGTGCGCTTCCTGCCCAACCCGTTCTGGATCCCCGAGCTGCGGCCACGGACCGGTCTGGACACCTCGGTGAGCAGCTACGTGCTCTCGCAGGAGGGGGCCAAGGAGTTTCTCGAGTACTACGCCCAGACCCTGCAGCCGGTGCTCGGCGGGTACGTTCGCGAGAACAAGCGCTACGCGACCATCGCTGTCGGGTGCACCGGGGGGAAGCACCGATCGGTGGCCATGGCCGAGGCGCTGGCGCGAATGCTCGGCGCGGAGGGCGTGCGCGCCACCACGGTCCATCGAGACCTGGGGCGGGAGTGA
- a CDS encoding phosphoglycerate kinase: MTTLDDLGDVRGKRVLVRSDLNVPLDKQTGTTITDDGRIRASLPTIKALTDAGAKVIVVAHLGRPKGAPDPKFTLAPVAARLGELLGSPVAFATDTVGPSAQQVVADLADGHVAVLENIRFNAGETSKDEAERGAFADQLAALADVYVSDGFGVVHRKQASVYDVAQRLPHAMGGLVAAEVQVLRRLTVDPARPYVVVLGGSKVSDKLGVIANLMNTADRLIIGGGMLFTFLKAQGHEVGTSLLEADQLDVVRGYLATAAEKGVEVVLPVDVVAATAFAADAEHDVYGVDAIPADRMGLDIGPQSAALFTTKIADAKTVFWNGPMGVFEMEPYAAGTKAVAQVLTEVTANGGLTVVGGGDSAAAVRKLGFADSAFGHISTGGGASLEYLEGKTLPGISILEG, from the coding sequence ATGACAACGCTGGACGACCTGGGTGACGTGCGCGGCAAGCGCGTCCTGGTCCGCTCCGACCTGAACGTCCCGCTCGACAAGCAGACCGGTACGACCATCACGGACGACGGCCGCATCCGGGCCTCGCTCCCGACGATCAAGGCGCTGACGGACGCCGGTGCAAAGGTCATCGTGGTGGCGCACCTCGGCCGGCCGAAGGGCGCCCCGGACCCCAAGTTCACCTTGGCTCCGGTGGCCGCGCGGCTGGGCGAGTTGCTCGGCAGCCCGGTGGCCTTCGCCACCGACACCGTGGGTCCGTCGGCGCAACAGGTGGTGGCCGACCTCGCCGACGGGCATGTCGCCGTGCTCGAGAACATCCGCTTCAACGCCGGTGAGACCAGCAAGGACGAGGCCGAGCGCGGCGCGTTCGCCGACCAGCTCGCCGCTCTGGCCGACGTCTATGTCTCGGACGGCTTCGGCGTGGTGCACCGCAAGCAGGCCAGCGTCTACGACGTGGCCCAGCGGCTGCCGCACGCCATGGGTGGTCTGGTGGCCGCCGAGGTGCAGGTGCTGCGCCGACTGACCGTCGACCCGGCGCGTCCCTACGTCGTCGTCCTGGGTGGCTCCAAGGTGAGCGACAAGCTCGGCGTGATCGCCAACCTGATGAACACGGCCGACAGGCTGATCATCGGTGGTGGCATGCTCTTCACCTTCTTGAAGGCGCAGGGCCACGAGGTCGGCACCAGCCTGCTCGAGGCCGACCAGCTCGACGTCGTGCGGGGCTACCTGGCCACGGCTGCCGAGAAGGGCGTCGAGGTCGTGCTGCCGGTCGACGTGGTCGCCGCGACCGCCTTCGCCGCCGACGCCGAGCACGACGTGTACGGCGTCGACGCCATCCCCGCCGACCGGATGGGCCTGGACATCGGCCCGCAGTCGGCTGCCCTGTTCACCACCAAGATCGCCGACGCGAAGACCGTGTTCTGGAACGGCCCGATGGGCGTGTTCGAGATGGAGCCCTACGCGGCCGGCACCAAGGCCGTGGCCCAGGTGCTGACCGAGGTCACCGCCAACGGCGGTCTCACCGTGGTCGGCGGTGGCGACTCGGCTGCCGCGGTGCGCAAGCTCGGCTTTGCCGACTCGGCCTTCGGCCACATCTCCACCGGCGGCGGCGCGTCGCTGGAATACCTCGAGGGCAAGACCCTGCCCGGCATCTCGATCCTGGAAGGTTGA
- the gap gene encoding type I glyceraldehyde-3-phosphate dehydrogenase: MTVRVGINGFGRIGRNYFRALLASGADIEVVGVNDLTDNKTLAHLLKYDSILGRLGLDVSYDDESITVGGKSFKALAERDPGALPWKELGADVVIESTGHFTDATKAKAHIEAGAKKVIISAPAKNEDATFVIGINDGDYDPAKHHVISNASCTTNCLAPMAKVLLEEFGIVKGLMTTIHAYTNDQVILDFPHKDLRRARAAATNMIPTTTGAARAIALVIPELKGKLDGYAMRVPVPTGSATDLTVELGRETTKEEINAAYKKAAEGALKGVLEYTEDPIVSSDIVTSPASCTLDAGLTTVQGNQAKIVGWYDNEWGYSNRLVDLTKIVGA, translated from the coding sequence GTGACCGTTCGGGTTGGCATCAACGGCTTCGGCCGCATCGGCCGCAACTACTTCCGAGCTCTGCTCGCCTCGGGTGCGGACATCGAGGTGGTCGGGGTCAACGACCTCACCGACAACAAGACGCTCGCTCACCTGCTCAAGTACGACTCCATTCTCGGCCGGCTCGGCCTCGACGTGTCCTACGACGACGAGTCGATCACCGTGGGCGGCAAGTCGTTCAAGGCGCTCGCCGAGCGCGACCCGGGTGCGCTGCCCTGGAAGGAGCTGGGCGCGGACGTCGTCATCGAGTCCACCGGCCACTTCACGGACGCCACCAAGGCCAAGGCCCACATCGAGGCCGGCGCGAAGAAGGTCATCATCTCGGCTCCGGCCAAGAACGAGGACGCCACCTTCGTCATCGGCATCAACGACGGCGACTACGACCCGGCCAAGCACCACGTCATCTCCAACGCCTCGTGCACCACCAACTGCCTGGCCCCCATGGCCAAGGTGCTGCTGGAGGAGTTCGGGATCGTCAAGGGCCTGATGACCACGATCCACGCGTACACCAACGACCAGGTCATCCTCGACTTCCCGCACAAGGACCTGCGTCGGGCGCGTGCCGCCGCCACCAACATGATCCCGACCACCACGGGCGCCGCTCGGGCGATCGCCCTGGTGATCCCCGAGCTCAAGGGCAAGCTCGACGGGTACGCCATGCGCGTGCCGGTGCCGACCGGTTCGGCCACCGACCTCACCGTCGAGCTCGGTCGCGAGACCACCAAGGAAGAGATCAACGCGGCATACAAGAAGGCTGCCGAAGGCGCGCTGAAGGGCGTGCTGGAGTACACCGAGGACCCGATCGTCTCCAGCGACATCGTGACCTCGCCGGCCTCCTGCACCCTGGACGCCGGGCTGACCACCGTGCAGGGCAACCAGGCCAAGATCGTCGGCTGGTACGACAACGAGTGGGGTTACTCCAACCGTCTCGTCGACCTGACCAAGATCGTCGGCGCCTGA